In one Dermatophilaceae bacterium Sec6.4 genomic region, the following are encoded:
- a CDS encoding class I SAM-dependent methyltransferase has translation MAIPAEAAQRVAQITGFMPTDEGEALYDVACAAGAGTWLEIGTYCGKSTYLLGNAARVAGARLVTVDHHHGSEENQPGWEWHDTSMVDAVSGRLDTFPYFRPVLDELDDVCSAVVAQTEVVARWWSTPIELLFLDGNHTEQTAQHDYRAFAPHVTHGGLLLVHDVFPDPADGGQAPWHVVQAALADGFEQVAQHGSLRVLRRP, from the coding sequence ATGGCGATTCCCGCGGAGGCCGCTCAGCGGGTGGCGCAGATCACCGGTTTCATGCCGACCGACGAGGGCGAGGCGTTGTACGACGTCGCGTGCGCTGCCGGCGCGGGCACCTGGTTGGAGATCGGTACCTACTGCGGCAAGTCGACCTATCTGCTCGGTAACGCGGCCCGGGTTGCGGGGGCTCGCCTGGTCACTGTCGACCACCACCACGGCTCGGAGGAGAACCAGCCCGGGTGGGAGTGGCACGACACCTCGATGGTCGACGCGGTCAGTGGTCGGCTGGACACGTTTCCGTACTTTCGACCGGTGCTCGACGAGTTGGACGATGTGTGTTCGGCAGTGGTCGCGCAGACCGAGGTCGTCGCCCGCTGGTGGTCGACCCCGATCGAGTTGCTGTTCCTGGACGGCAACCACACCGAGCAGACCGCGCAGCACGACTACCGGGCCTTCGCGCCGCATGTCACGCACGGCGGACTACTGCTCGTGCACGACGTCTTCCCCGATCCGGCCGACGGCGGACAGGCGCCCTGGCACGTCGTGCAGGCGGCACTCGCGGATGGTTTCGAACAGGTGGCGCAGCATGGCTCGCTCCGCGTACTACGTCGTCCCTAG
- a CDS encoding DUF2599 domain-containing protein: protein MARSAYYVVPSALLIAGALVVTGCSQGRSAAPASTAGSPGAASSSVPPSSNTHRPSPSGVVLTPTPAYIERVRWVPGDRGRSLHVVPTATGRSTRIGGAMARAWRQVVQRAPAANTPTMKAQFDCHWELARLAAPNKPSWNLETWRPVVSAQRMFDTRCNPGGPE from the coding sequence ATGGCTCGCTCCGCGTACTACGTCGTCCCTAGCGCTCTCTTGATCGCGGGCGCCCTTGTCGTTACCGGATGCTCGCAAGGTCGTAGTGCTGCACCGGCGTCGACTGCCGGGTCCCCAGGTGCTGCCTCCAGCAGTGTCCCGCCCAGTTCCAATACGCACCGCCCCTCCCCGTCGGGTGTAGTTCTGACCCCCACCCCGGCGTATATCGAGCGCGTTCGATGGGTGCCAGGCGACCGAGGCCGCAGCCTGCACGTGGTGCCCACGGCTACGGGCCGGTCCACCAGGATCGGCGGCGCGATGGCCCGTGCGTGGCGCCAGGTGGTGCAACGGGCCCCGGCAGCGAACACGCCCACGATGAAGGCGCAGTTCGACTGTCATTGGGAACTTGCCCGGCTCGCCGCCCCGAACAAACCGTCCTGGAACTTGGAGACCTGGCGACCGGTGGTAAGCGCACAGCGCATGTTCGACACCCGCTGCAACCCCGGCGGCCCCGAATAG
- a CDS encoding prenyltransferase, whose translation MTGQPLAVPGILSAEQIAHTGRFIASQQSADGAIPWFTGSHLDPWDHVESAMGLSVSGHHGAALAAYDYLARAQRRDGSWPMVTRGAHVEDAAADTNQCLYIATGVWHHYLVTGDADVVARYWPTIERAVGFASGAVLGSGALAWAVSAVGQVQDFALVTGNASAAQSLECAVSIAERLGHDRPAWRALSEGIHDALRVLPTAFADRDRFSMDWYYPILCGSIRGDAGRARMDASWDRFVWPERGCRCVEDQPWITAAETAELVAALDALGEYDRAATMFADIQFLRDEESGGYWTGRNIPQGVHYPVEQTSWSAAAVLFAADALTQTTGGADLFRDANSARPSSAARSASKGGENVDGLAYSSTIRPFAHPSMEGEVR comes from the coding sequence ATGACGGGGCAGCCGCTCGCGGTACCCGGCATACTGAGTGCTGAACAGATAGCTCACACAGGTCGATTCATCGCATCTCAGCAGTCGGCCGATGGTGCGATCCCATGGTTCACCGGCAGTCATCTGGACCCGTGGGACCACGTCGAGTCGGCGATGGGACTGTCGGTGTCCGGGCATCATGGCGCGGCGCTCGCTGCCTACGACTACCTGGCCCGCGCGCAACGGCGCGACGGTTCGTGGCCGATGGTGACACGCGGTGCCCACGTCGAGGACGCCGCAGCCGACACCAACCAGTGTCTGTACATTGCGACGGGGGTGTGGCACCACTACCTGGTGACCGGGGATGCCGACGTGGTGGCTCGCTACTGGCCGACCATCGAGCGCGCAGTGGGGTTCGCCTCAGGCGCCGTGCTCGGTTCAGGCGCCCTCGCGTGGGCGGTGTCTGCCGTCGGGCAGGTGCAGGATTTTGCGCTGGTCACCGGTAATGCGAGCGCTGCCCAGTCACTGGAATGCGCGGTATCGATCGCCGAACGCCTTGGTCACGACCGGCCCGCCTGGCGCGCATTGAGCGAAGGAATACATGACGCGCTGAGGGTGCTACCGACGGCGTTCGCCGACCGAGACCGTTTCTCGATGGACTGGTACTACCCGATCCTCTGCGGGAGTATCCGTGGCGATGCGGGGCGGGCCCGGATGGATGCTTCCTGGGACCGCTTCGTGTGGCCCGAGCGTGGGTGCCGGTGCGTCGAGGATCAGCCGTGGATCACCGCTGCCGAGACCGCCGAGCTGGTGGCCGCCCTCGATGCGTTGGGCGAGTATGACCGGGCAGCAACCATGTTTGCCGATATTCAGTTCCTGCGTGATGAGGAGTCCGGCGGCTACTGGACGGGCCGGAACATCCCGCAGGGTGTGCACTACCCGGTGGAGCAGACAAGCTGGTCCGCGGCCGCCGTACTATTCGCCGCCGATGCACTGACCCAGACCACGGGTGGCGCCGATCTCTTTCGCGACGCGAACTCTGCCCGCCCTTCATCGGCTGCCCGCTCTGCATCAAAAGGTGGCGAAAACGTCGACGGTTTGGCCTATAGCTCCACCATTCGACCGTTTGCCCACCCTTCGATGGAGGGGGAGGTGCGCTGA
- a CDS encoding CoA transferase: MTGALDGLLIADFGRVLAGPYATMMLADLGAEVVKIERPGTGDDTRSWGPPFDDRGIATYYLSVNRNKRSEALDLRDTDDRARAVDLAARADVVVENFLPGALDRLGLGYDAVRALNPDVIYCSITGFGQDSALPGYDLVVQGVGGLMSMTGPAPGQPIRAGVAVVDVLTGLHAAVGILAALRHRDATGEGQRVEVDLMSCLLSSLVNQSSGYLLGGSIPQAMGNKHPSLVPYEVFAARDKPLVIACGNDRQFRSLVRVLGVPELADDARYRTNTARVEHREVLVPLLNKLLRSADAHDWAHRMSAVGVPAGPVNNLAEAFEYAVGQGLKPIADCDGQRQVANPIRMSVTPPTYRTAPPALGE; encoded by the coding sequence ATGACGGGTGCTCTGGACGGACTGCTGATCGCCGACTTCGGCCGGGTGCTGGCCGGTCCGTACGCCACGATGATGCTGGCTGATCTGGGTGCCGAGGTCGTCAAGATCGAACGACCCGGCACCGGTGACGACACCAGATCCTGGGGTCCGCCGTTCGACGATCGGGGGATCGCGACGTACTACCTCAGCGTCAACCGCAACAAGCGAAGCGAGGCCCTGGATCTGCGCGATACCGACGATCGAGCCCGCGCTGTGGATCTCGCAGCGCGGGCCGACGTGGTGGTCGAGAATTTCCTGCCGGGCGCGTTGGATCGCCTGGGCCTGGGGTACGACGCCGTGCGCGCGCTCAACCCGGACGTGATCTATTGCAGCATCACCGGATTCGGCCAGGACAGCGCTCTGCCGGGGTATGACCTGGTCGTGCAGGGCGTCGGCGGATTGATGTCGATGACCGGGCCGGCGCCCGGTCAGCCCATCCGCGCCGGCGTAGCCGTGGTCGACGTGTTGACCGGTCTGCACGCGGCCGTCGGGATCCTCGCCGCGCTTCGGCATCGCGACGCCACGGGTGAGGGTCAGCGCGTCGAGGTCGACCTGATGTCATGCCTGCTCTCCAGCTTGGTCAACCAGTCCAGCGGTTACCTGCTCGGGGGTTCGATCCCGCAGGCGATGGGCAACAAGCATCCGTCGCTGGTGCCGTACGAAGTCTTCGCGGCGCGCGACAAGCCGCTTGTCATCGCCTGCGGCAACGACCGTCAATTTCGTTCACTGGTAAGGGTGCTCGGTGTGCCGGAGCTTGCCGACGATGCGCGGTACCGCACCAACACCGCCCGCGTGGAGCATCGCGAGGTGTTGGTGCCCTTGCTGAATAAGCTTCTCCGGAGCGCCGACGCACACGACTGGGCGCACCGGATGTCAGCCGTCGGGGTACCGGCCGGTCCGGTCAACAACCTGGCCGAAGCGTTCGAGTACGCCGTGGGCCAGGGCCTGAAGCCCATCGCGGACTGTGACGGTCAGCGCCAGGTCGCGAACCCGATCCGGATGTCCGTGACGCCGCCGACCTACCGGACCGCACCCCCGGCTCTCGGAGAATAA
- a CDS encoding class I SAM-dependent methyltransferase, which produces MITIRFDAFDVQAGMSFIDVGCGQGRHSYEAYRRGAHVTAFDLSESDLADVKSMFGAMELEGEGGEGGTAEVRHGDVTEMPYADGTFDRVLASEILEHIPNVDEAIAEIARITKPGGLVAVTVPRNWPEQICWKLSDEYHEVEGGHVRIFKASDLVARLTAAGLEPIGQHHAHALHSPYWWIKCASGTENENVLTRSYHRMLVWDMMSAPKVTRLAERALNPVLGKSFVVYLRKPV; this is translated from the coding sequence GTGATCACGATCAGGTTCGACGCGTTCGACGTGCAGGCGGGGATGAGTTTCATCGATGTCGGTTGCGGTCAGGGCCGGCACTCCTACGAGGCCTACCGGCGCGGTGCGCACGTCACGGCGTTCGACCTGTCCGAGTCCGACCTCGCCGACGTGAAGTCGATGTTCGGTGCGATGGAGCTGGAGGGTGAGGGCGGCGAAGGTGGCACTGCTGAGGTGCGACACGGCGATGTGACGGAGATGCCCTACGCCGACGGTACCTTCGACCGGGTACTGGCTTCGGAGATCCTGGAGCACATCCCGAACGTGGATGAGGCGATCGCTGAGATCGCCCGCATCACGAAACCCGGTGGGCTGGTCGCGGTGACCGTACCGCGTAACTGGCCCGAGCAGATCTGTTGGAAGCTCTCCGATGAGTACCACGAGGTCGAAGGCGGCCACGTGCGGATCTTCAAGGCTTCTGACCTGGTGGCCAGGCTGACTGCGGCCGGCCTGGAACCGATCGGCCAGCACCACGCGCACGCGCTGCATTCGCCCTACTGGTGGATCAAATGCGCGTCCGGCACCGAGAATGAGAACGTGCTTACCCGTAGCTACCACCGGATGCTCGTCTGGGACATGATGTCGGCGCCGAAGGTGACCCGGCTCGCGGAACGGGCGCTGAACCCGGTGCTCGGCAAGAGCTTCGTGGTCTATCTGCGTAAGCCGGTATGA